One segment of Scomber scombrus chromosome 3, fScoSco1.1, whole genome shotgun sequence DNA contains the following:
- the errfi1a gene encoding ERBB receptor feedback inhibitor 1a isoform X2: protein MHLNHLLHTGYRHKHSPSTQRLPPKKSRPSHLSLSCNAEPSTPSPVDDDQVVPSFQRLSVYECSSPPQTPGRCSKPLPPIPPQTDISPEQAMDNEVEFFTSSDDSCCLVSDQCPKSSPFRYGVPSRRSFRDCGQINYAYYDGPLGPQSQMQPQQQHQAHPPQEMRDQHEQQRQELSVVCQRQQDKAQRRLRRSHSGPAGSFNKPSMLRLPCNKRHTHSTDKPEVPPPIPPRPIKTVDYRRWSAEVSSGAYSDDDRPPKVPPRDPLSRGSSRTPSPKSLPTYINGVMPPTQSFAPDPKYVSCRGLQRQNSEGSPCILPVMENGKKASTTHYYLLPERPAFVDSPCVEKFLRVMDSPAARNTDVSNSDWDCHTRRKAPVDLV, encoded by the coding sequence gACATAAACACAGTCCCAGCACACAGAGATTACCTCCCAAGAAATCCCGGCCCTCCCATCTCTCCCTGTCCTGCAATGCTGAACCATCCACCCCGAGTCCTGTTGATGATGACCAGGTGGTCCCCTCATTCCAGAGGCTCTCAGTGTACGAGTGCAGCAGTCCACCACAGACACCAGGCAGATGCTCCAAGCCTCTACCTCCAATCCCTCCACAGACAGACATTTCCCCTGAGCAGGCAATGGACAATGAGGTAGAATTTTTCACAAGTTCAGACGATAGCTGCTGCCTTGTGTCTGATCAGTGTCCAAAATCATCACCTTTTCGATATGGAGTCCCAAGCCGAAGGAGCTTCAGGGACTGTGGGCAGATTAATTATGCTTACTATGACGGTCCTTTAGGACCGCAAAGCCAGATGCAGCCCCAACAGCAACACCAGGCACATCCTCCACAGGAAATGCGGGACCAGCACGAGCAGCAGCGacaggaactgtcagtggtctGTCAGAGACAGCAGGATAAGGCTCAGAGGAGGCTACGGCGCTCTCACTCAGGCCCAGCTGGATCGTTTAACAAGCCCTCTATGCTGCGCCTCCCGTGCAACAAACGCCACACCCACAGTACGGATAAGCCAGAGGTGCCACCACCTATCCCTCCAAGACCAATCAAGACAGTAGACTACCGCCGCTGGTCAGCAGAGGTCTCGTCTGGGGCTTACAGTGATGACGACCGACCACCCAAGGTGCCTCCTAGGGATCCTTTGTCTAGAGGCAGTTCCCGTACCCCGAGCCCAAAGAGCCTCCCGACATACATCAATGGAGTGATGCCCCCCACCCAAAGCTTTGCACCAGATCCTAAGTATGTAAGTTGCCGGGGTTTACAGAGACAAAACAGTGAGGGCTCCCCCTGCATCCTTCCTGTAATGGAGAATGGCAAAAAGGCAAGCACCACACACTATTACCTTCTGCCTGAGAGACCGGCTTTCGTGGACTCACCTTGTGTGGAGAAATTTCTTCGGGTAATGGACAGTCCAGCGGCTCGCAACACAGATGTATCAAATTCAGACTGGGACTGCCACACCAGGAGGAAAGCACCTGTGGATCTAGTTTAA